The sequence below is a genomic window from Acidobacteriota bacterium.
CGCGGACCAACCCCCATTCGTTTCAGGGGCTTGGAACCGAAGCTCTCGAGATCCTCAAAGAAGTGCGCCAGGAGACCGGCCTGGGAATCGTGACGGAGGTACTCGATCCGCGACGGGTTGAAGAGGTCGCCCAGTGCGCCGACATGCTGCAGATCGGTTCGCGCTCGATGCAGAATTTCCCCCTGCTGGTCGAGGTCGGAAAAGCGGGGATTCCGGTGCTTCTCAAGCGCGGGTGGAGCGCAACACTCGAGGAGTGGCTGTGCGCCGCCGAGTACATCGCTTGCCAGGGAAATCTCAACATCGTGCTCTGCGAACGAGGCATCCGGACCGCGTGTAACTGGAGTCACGCGCAGAGCGTCCTTGATCTGAACGTGCTCGAGCCGGCACGCCGGGCCACGCCGCTGCCTCTGATTGTCGACCCATCGCATGCAACCGGAGACTGGCGTCTGGTCGAAGGGATGAGTCGCGCCGCCCTGGCCGCCGGTACACACGGCCTGCTCATCGAGGTCATCGAGGAGTCGGCCGATCGCTCGCGGCTGCTAAGCGACGCAGATCAGGGAATCCCTCCAACAGTCCTCGTGCGGATCATGGCCGCCGCCGATCAGGCGGACGGCGGAGCAACGTCATGAATCGAACGCTCATCATCCTGCTCATCGCGATGGGGTTGGCCGTCACCGCTCTCCACGCGGAGCGCCTCCCCGAGGTGACGGTCGACTATCCGGTCGACGGGTCCATCTTCCCGCCGGACATCGTTGCGCCAACCTTCCTCTGGCACGACCCCACCGATGCGGATCGTTGGGAACTGGAAGTCTCGTTTGCGGAAGGAGCACCCTTCGTGTTGGTCGTTGCGGGCGACCCACCGCCACGTGGCGAAATCGATCCACGTTGTCTCGGACCAACGAACGAGGTCTACGAACCGACGGCCTATCAGGCGTCCGCGCACTCGTGGCGTCCAAACAGAGGTGACTGGAAGTCGATCCAGGATCGATCGTCGGGAGCGCCGGCTCGGATCACGCTCACCGGTTTCCGGGATGGAGCGTCCGAACATGCGGTTTCCCGAGGGGCTGTCGGCCTGACGACCTCGACGGATCCCGTCGGTGCGCCGATCTTCTACCGTGATGTCCCGCTGATGCCTTCCAAGGGTGAGAAGGGCGTCATCAAACCGCTCGCCAAGGGAGCGATACCCCTCATCGATTGGCGGCTGCGGAGCGTCGCGCTGGACAGCAGCCGCATCGTGCTGCGTGATATGCCGACCTGCGCCAACTGTCACAGCTTCTCCGCCGACGGACAGACGATGGGGATGGACGTCGATGGACCCGAGGGCGACAAGGGGGCCTACGCGATCGCGAAGGTCGAACCCGAGGTCGTCATCGACGACGCGCAGGTGATGACGTGGAACGCGTTTCCCGGGAAGCCCGAGGGTTTGAACAGCCTGGGGTTTCTCTCTCGGATCAGCCCGGACGGTCGCTACTCCATCTCGACCCTCAACGAGGCGATCTTCGTCAGAAACTTCACGGATTTTAGATTCTCACAGGTGTTCTTCCCGACTCGTGGAATCCTGGCGGTCTACGACACACAGACCGGCGAGGTGCGCGCGCTGCCGGGAGCCGACGACGAGGACTACGTGCATTGCAATGCGGTCTGGGCTCCCGACGGAAAGACCATCGTATTCTCGCGAGCCCCCGCCATGGATCCCTACGACAACAGCAAACCGCTTGCGACCTTCTCCGGCGATCCCAACGAGACGCAGCTCAAGTACGATCTCTATCGGATTCCGTTCAACGACGGGCGTGGCGGAACCGCCAAACCGATCGCCGGCGCCGGCGCGAACGGGATGAGTAACAGTTTTCCGAAGGTCTCCCCGGATGGGAAGTGGATCGTCTGGGTCAAGGCGAAGAACGGCCAACTGATGCGTCCCGACAGTCGGTTGTGGATCGCTCCGTTCGAGGGTGGCCAGGCACGCGAGATGCGTTGCAACACGTCTCGCATGAATTCGTGGCACAGTTTTTCCCCGAACAGTCGTTGGATGGTGTTCTCGTCGAAGGCACGATCGCCATACACGCAGATGTACCTGACTCACATCGATGAAGATGGCAACGACAGCCCGCCGATCTTGATCGAGAACAGCACCGCGGCAAATCGGGCCGTCAATCTTCCCGAGTTCGTCAACACGTCCTACGACAACTTCGTCAGCATCTCCGTCCCCGCGGTCGACCACTACCGCTACTTTGCTCGCGGCAACGAGCTGCAGCGATCGGGGCAACTCCAGGAGGCCGTCGAGCAATTCGAAATGGCGCTGGAGGGCGACGCCGAGACCTGGCGCGTCAACGATTGGCGCATCCACGACAGTATGAGCAAGACCCTCCTGCAGCTTGGTGATCGTGAGCGGGCCCTCGAACACGCCCGCGATTCGTTGCGATTGAACCCCTACAACAGTGAGATGCAGGCCAATGCCGGCTATCTGCTGTTCGAGCTGGGTGAGCCGGGGGCGGCCCTGGAGAAGATCGATATCGCGTTGAAGCTCAGCCCCGGCGACGCTAGGCTGTATCTCAACCGCGGAACGATGCGTCTGCAACTGCAAGATGACGCCGGCGCGGAAGCCGACTTCTCCGAGTCTATTCGGCGTAGTCGAAACTACGCCGACCCGTATGTCGCGCGGGGGATCGTGCGACGCCAACTGGGCGACGACGTGGGGGCGCGAAGCGATCTGGATAAGGCGATCGAGATCCGCCCCGAAGACCCCACGCCGTGGTACTTCCGGGCCCTCATCCGTGAGGCAGCCGCCGACCTCGCGGGGGCGATCGCGGATGTTGAGCAGGCCGCCTCGCGAGTTAACGAGGGCTGGCCACACCAGAACGAGTTACGTGAACTGGAACGCCGCCTCCGAGATCGCGTCGAAGCCAGGGACTAGGCACCCAACATCAATTACGATCTCCGCCGAACCAGCGACGAAGCAGGTCCGTCGTTCGCGCCACGGGATCGGTGCGGATCTTCCGCTCTTCGTCCGCAATCGTGTCGAAGAGACCGTCGAGCGCCTCGTCGGTCACGTATTCCGTCAAGTCGAAGACGGGTTTATCGACCAGTGGTAACGCTTCGATGCGATCCATCAGTCCGTCAAACCGCTGGGTCGCACCGACCTGCGCGAGGCTGTCGTCGACGATCGGCGAGAACCTTCGTGCCAACTCGACGCCTGCCGTGCGACGGAAGAAATCGGTCGCCTCCGAATCGTTTCCCTTGAGAATCGTCATGGCGTCGTCGAAGGTCATCTGTCGGATCGAGTCCACGAAGACGTCGCGGGCAACCGGTGCAGCCGCCTCGGCAGCGCGGTTGAGGCTGACCTTGAATTCCTCGACGAGGTTGCCGCGCCCGGTGAGTTCCAGTGCCCGGGCCGCGCTGGCGAGCTTGCGGGGGATCGCGATCTCGGCCAACGCATCTCCCAGATAGCCACCGGCCTGACCACGACGTTCGACCGCACGGCCGGTACCCACCTTCAGCGCCTCGCGGAGTCCGTCGGCAGGGGTGCTCTGGTCGTCCATTCCCCGGACGGCGCTCTCCAACTCCTCCATGACGGCTGCACAGTTCATGCAGAAGACCGCCAGGAGTACGAGGGCGAACGATTTTGCAAGCCTGGGAGCCGGTTGGTATCGCATGGGGCCATTAAACCACAGCGCTGTTCCACGAAACCCACGCAAAAAACGCCCAAAAGGAGGGAAATCGGCGTCTGGAAGCCTCGTTGTGGACGTTCTGGGTCTCATGAATCGGTTGATCGATGGGGCCCATCCGGGGTATTCTCTATACATACTGACTGGTCGGTATGTAAATTATGACTGAACGATCCGCCGTCACCATCGCAAAGATCCTCAAGGGGGCTCGCACCCTGTTCCTCGAGCGCAGCTACGCCGAGGTCACGATGGACCACATCGCCGCCGCCGCCGAGGTCACCAAGGGCGCGCTCTACCACCACTTCAGCAGCAAGGAAGCGCTCTACCTGGCGATGATGCACGCCGACCTCCTCGAAGTTCGTGCGTTGCACCGAAAGGGCGTCGACACGGATGGCAGTTGCCGCGAACGCCTGCGCGTCCTGACCGCGGCGTTCCTGACGGCACCACGAGAGCAGCAGGAAGTTGTACGACTCGTCCGACGAGACGCCAACATCTTCGGCGAAGAGGCCCGCACCGAACTGGTCCACGCCTATCAAGAGGCACTCCCGGAGTTGGTGACCCAGATCGTCACCGATGGCATTACCCGAAATGAGTTGCGGAACGCCGACCCGCAACTCCTGGCGTGGCAATTCGTGGCATTGGTCGAGGTCGCACTTTCGGACTACGCCAACGCGGCGCTGGGCGATGTGAAGGCCAAGCTTGATCAGGTCATCGACCTCTTCTTCGCCGGAGTGCAAGCCCCGGAAGGATTAGGAGCGAATCCATGAGCAAACCCGTATTCGATTGCTGGAAGGGAAAGCCCCTCGACGACATTCTGTTGGAGGTGCGGGATCTTGTAGAAGACCCCGACATGCTCACCGCAAAACGCTGGCGCGAACAGGGTGGCAAGATCGCCGGCCACTTCCA
It includes:
- a CDS encoding tetratricopeptide repeat protein encodes the protein MNRTLIILLIAMGLAVTALHAERLPEVTVDYPVDGSIFPPDIVAPTFLWHDPTDADRWELEVSFAEGAPFVLVVAGDPPPRGEIDPRCLGPTNEVYEPTAYQASAHSWRPNRGDWKSIQDRSSGAPARITLTGFRDGASEHAVSRGAVGLTTSTDPVGAPIFYRDVPLMPSKGEKGVIKPLAKGAIPLIDWRLRSVALDSSRIVLRDMPTCANCHSFSADGQTMGMDVDGPEGDKGAYAIAKVEPEVVIDDAQVMTWNAFPGKPEGLNSLGFLSRISPDGRYSISTLNEAIFVRNFTDFRFSQVFFPTRGILAVYDTQTGEVRALPGADDEDYVHCNAVWAPDGKTIVFSRAPAMDPYDNSKPLATFSGDPNETQLKYDLYRIPFNDGRGGTAKPIAGAGANGMSNSFPKVSPDGKWIVWVKAKNGQLMRPDSRLWIAPFEGGQAREMRCNTSRMNSWHSFSPNSRWMVFSSKARSPYTQMYLTHIDEDGNDSPPILIENSTAANRAVNLPEFVNTSYDNFVSISVPAVDHYRYFARGNELQRSGQLQEAVEQFEMALEGDAETWRVNDWRIHDSMSKTLLQLGDRERALEHARDSLRLNPYNSEMQANAGYLLFELGEPGAALEKIDIALKLSPGDARLYLNRGTMRLQLQDDAGAEADFSESIRRSRNYADPYVARGIVRRQLGDDVGARSDLDKAIEIRPEDPTPWYFRALIREAAADLAGAIADVEQAASRVNEGWPHQNELRELERRLRDRVEARD
- a CDS encoding TetR/AcrR family transcriptional regulator; this encodes MTERSAVTIAKILKGARTLFLERSYAEVTMDHIAAAAEVTKGALYHHFSSKEALYLAMMHADLLEVRALHRKGVDTDGSCRERLRVLTAAFLTAPREQQEVVRLVRRDANIFGEEARTELVHAYQEALPELVTQIVTDGITRNELRNADPQLLAWQFVALVEVALSDYANAALGDVKAKLDQVIDLFFAGVQAPEGLGANP
- a CDS encoding DUF4197 domain-containing protein, with amino-acid sequence MRYQPAPRLAKSFALVLLAVFCMNCAAVMEELESAVRGMDDQSTPADGLREALKVGTGRAVERRGQAGGYLGDALAEIAIPRKLASAARALELTGRGNLVEEFKVSLNRAAEAAAPVARDVFVDSIRQMTFDDAMTILKGNDSEATDFFRRTAGVELARRFSPIVDDSLAQVGATQRFDGLMDRIEALPLVDKPVFDLTEYVTDEALDGLFDTIADEERKIRTDPVARTTDLLRRWFGGDRN
- the aroF gene encoding 3-deoxy-7-phosphoheptulonate synthase, which produces MIEFPELSVLRRNQPEYADPATTRPVQVGAATIGSGAPVVIAGPCAIESRRQALNVARAVRAAGGQLLRGGAFKPRTNPHSFQGLGTEALEILKEVRQETGLGIVTEVLDPRRVEEVAQCADMLQIGSRSMQNFPLLVEVGKAGIPVLLKRGWSATLEEWLCAAEYIACQGNLNIVLCERGIRTACNWSHAQSVLDLNVLEPARRATPLPLIVDPSHATGDWRLVEGMSRAALAAGTHGLLIEVIEESADRSRLLSDADQGIPPTVLVRIMAAADQADGGATS